The following is a genomic window from Spirosoma foliorum.
TAATTCCACCTTTAGCAACAATAAATTTGGGCCGTATTGTCAGAAACTTCAGAATGTTGACTAAAAAATTGGAGACCGTCGAGTTAATCGTCAAACTACTCGCTGAATCTGCGCCAACTTCCTGCTGTCGGCTGGTATAAATGACCACGTCATTACCTGATGCAAGCCATTTATCGGTTTGCTGACTAATAGCAGTGGCTTTCGCCAATGGGTCAGTTGACGTCAATACCTCGCTAACTTTTACTTCGATTGCTTTACTTGTTCCATTGGCCAGAAGCCAGGAAAGTTGACTGGTTGTTTTAGGAACATGGGAGCCTACCATCACGAGTGATCCATTTCCAGAGCCTGTCTTCTGTTTTAGCGGAGTGACTATTTTGCCAGAGGCCATGCCCGCACGGATAGGAACCAGGGTTGCCGAACTCCGATACAGAAATTTTTTCCCAGACTTTTCGGCACGAAGTAATCCCATTACAAGCACCTCTAAATCGCGATAACTAACTGCGTTAACAATACAGACTGATCCGTTCGGGCAGGCTTGTAGCTTCTCAATCACCCTTTGTGGTCCACCCAGTCGGAGGTCATCAATGGTGATTGAATTAACGTTCTGTGCGCTTATACTTCCTTTGGTCTTTTCTTCTACCCACTGTTTCAGATTGGCGTTTTGGTAACCAAACACCACATCGTTAGCAAAAGGCGTATCTGAAACCGGCACTAACGTCTGGTTGTCAATTAGATAATGAACATCATCAATCGTAATTCGACCACCTTCAATAAACGCAGGCACTAAAACGATCACGGCATCAGTCATGTTGAGCGTCTCAGATAACGCATCCACTTCAGCGGGAAAATGCCCTCTTAATGTAGAGTCGCTTCGGCTGATTACAACAATCTCTCTCCCACTCGCCTTCGCAGCTTCGTTCAGGTTTGTGCCGATTTCGTGCGCAAGCCCAATTGCCTCCGATTCGGGTAGACTACGGGAGTTGGTGAGAATGAATAAAATGGACGGTTTCTTTTTCAACTCATCCGTAATCAACGCCACTCGCCATGATGTCAGCACCGTTACATCAGAGGAAGTTTGCGTTCCCGTCGGGTCATCGTCAAGCACCACAATGGTTTTCCCACTCTGAACAAACTCATCCCGAATGGCGCTAAGCATCTCCTCTGGATAGTCGGGCGGAAGTTGCGCCACCTTCTGATCTACAGTCAAATACATCTATTACAACGAACTTTTAAAGTAAAACAAGTAAATAAAGCAGAGTTGGTTCTATTGCTTATACTGCGACCAGTACTATGCACTTGCGTTCACTGTTTTTTATGACAGTGGCCAGCAGGTCGTATTACACAATCAAGAGTAGTGAAACTGTCAGCCCTACTTACTTCGAATTTTACGTCTATGCAATTAATCATTACTGGTGGTGCTGGCTTCCTTGGCCAACGGCTGGCCAAAGCATTACTTAACAGTTCATTAGCTTTTGATAAGTTAGTTTTAGTCGATCTAATTCTGCCCCAAAATCCTGGGAATGACGATCGTATAAGCTGCCTACAGATGGACCTTTCAGAAGAAGGAGCTGCTCAAAAACTAGTTACGGCAGATACTGAGATTCTGTTTCACCTCGCAGCGGTAGTGAGTAGTCATGCGGAAAAAGATTTTGATCTGGGCTGGAAGGTGAATCTGGATTGTACCCGGTACTTGCTGGAAGCCTGTCGACATCAACGCCCTGGCATCCGGTTTGTCTTTGCCAGTTCACTCGCCGTTTACGGTGGCCCTCTGCCCGAAATCGTCAATGACATGACGGTTGTTACGCCCCGATCTTCGTACGGAAGTCAGAAAGCGATGGGCGAGTTATTAGTCAATGAGTATACGCGAAAAAACTTCGTAGATGGGCGTGTTTTACGCTTACCTACCATCTGCGTCAGACCCGGCAAACCCAATCTGGCCGCTTCTTCCTTTGTTAGCAGTATTATTCGGGAGCCGATTAATGGCGAAGAAGCCATTTGTCCGGTTTCACCAGAGCTTGTCTTATGGCTGTCGAGTCCAGATACAATCATTCAGAATATCGTCAAAGGAGCCTTGCTGGATAGTGCTATCTTCGGCGGTTGGGCAACTGTAAACTTACCCGGAATTAGCGTAACCGTAGAGCAGATGCTTGATTCGCTCGAACGAATCACCAATAAAGAAACGCGGGCGCGCGTACAGTTCAGGCCCGATCCAGCCATCAATGCAATTGTAAGCAGTTGGCCGGGTTTACTCGATAATACAAGAGCCCTGCATTGCGGCTTCGACGTCGATAGCGATTTCGACCAATTTATTACGCAGTTCATTGCTCAGAACAAGCCGTAGCGTCAAGCTCACAGGTAGCGTGTTACTCATAAGCCAAAAGCCGCGTCATGGGTTTGACCCACGACACGGCTTTTTTATTAATAGCTTTATTAGGCAGTTCTATTTTGCCCCGAAGATACAAACTTAAACCACTATATTAAGTAATAATACTCCTATTAATCCAACAATTGATACAATGGTTTCCATTAACGACCAGGTTCGGATGGTTTGTCCAATGGTTAAATTGAAATATTCTTTAAAGAGCCAGAAGCCACCGTCGTTGATGTGCGAAAACATCAGACTCCCGGAACCAATGGCCAATACCATCAACTCCGGCTTTATGGCCTGCGATTGCAATAAGGGCAATACGATACCTACGGTTGTCAACCCAGCAACGGTAGCCGAGCCAACACACACGCGGATAAAAGCCGCAATGCCCCAGCCAAGTAATAAAGGAGGGATAGCTGCATCCGCCAGTAAGCTACCGATGTATTTGCTGGTACCGCTATCGCCGAAAACCTGTTTAAGCGCCCCTGCCCCCGCAATAACCAGTAAAATCGGGGCTACGGCTTTGACGGCTTCTTCCATATCTTTCGTGATCGCTTTCATGGATTGCCCCTGCCGAATGCCCAATGTGTACATCGCCACCAGTACCGATAATAACATGCCGATATAGGGTTCGGCCAATAAGGTGACGATGGTTTTCAGAAGAGAATCACCCGCCATCGAGTTTTTCAACGGGCCAAATGTTGTTAACAACAATACGGGTAATAACGCCACCAGAAAGCTAATGCCCGCACTCGGCAAGTTTTTTACGGCGATATCACGATTTTTGAATAACTCCTGATTAGGCGTCGCGTTAATGTTTGTCAGTGTTTTGCCAAATATCGGGCCAGCAATAATGATAGCTGGAATGGCCACGATAATACCGTAGAGAAGGGTTTGCCCGATGTTTGCATTAAGCTGCCCCGCCACAGCCGATGGCGATGGGTGCGGAGGCAAATACCCGTGTGCCACCGACAAAGCCGACAACATGGGCACAGCTACCGACATCAGGGGTAATCGGGAGGAAGCCGCAATCGTAAAAATCAGGGGAACAACAATAATGAAACCCGCATTGTAAAAAAGCGGGATACCAATCACAAAGCCCGCCAGAGCCAATCCCCAACGAATGTTTTTGATACCGAACCAACCAATCAGAACGTCGGTAATTCGTCGGGCGGCTCCGCTTTCGGCAACTAATCGGCCCAGCATAGCCCCGAAACCGATAATTAATACCAGCTCGCCCAGGGTGCCGCCAATCCCCGTTTGGATGGACTTACCGACAGCCACAACGTCCATACCAGACGCTAAACCAATGCCTAAGGAAACAATGACAAACGAAATGAAGGTGTCTAATCGAACAAAGGCAACTAAAAAAACAAGCGTCAGAATCCCGATCAGGGTTAGAATAAGGGGCATGATAAGCAGGTGGGTTTAGAACGACAAAGCGTAAGTTGCTAATTTTTCTACTTCATTCACTAATGAATTGGTCAGATCGAACGGAACAACGTGCAATCGGGTGGTAGCATCGTAGCCGAACACGGGCAAGGGTTGGCGGAAGGTTTCATTGGTCGGATAAATCAGAAACAGATCATCCGCAGCGTATTTTTTACCATACGCATACAGTTGGTACATATCTGTCTGCTCAATACCATAGTTTCCTGAACTCGCACTTAGGCCAGCTTCCCGGCCTTTTATCTGCTTCCATTTCGTATCGAACACCATCGTTTTGGCAGCGTGTCGAATTAATATATCGGGCCGAAGTTTAAATTTAGGCGCACCAACATGCTCATCGACCAAGTGGGCTGATGACTCCTGAACCCGCACCTCATCAGTATCGGGCCAATACGAGCGGATGCCATAGGCCACGTAATCTTCAAAAACCCGTTCCATTGGAAATAAGAGAGACAGGCTAGGCATCTGGCCCGTTTTAATCCCAAACCCCTGCCCTTGCAGCAAAGCTTCGGCCCAACGCAAGGCCGCTTCGTAGCGTAGAAACAAGCGACTGGATCGGCGAATCAGGCGTAAATCATCTGGCAACGATTCAGTAAAAGGCACTTCATCCATCGCCCAAAGCACCTGCCGAATCCGGCGAAGAGTAGGCGGATGAGTGGTCGCTCCATTTAGGTAAATCAGTGCTGTTTTCAGAATACGATTCGCGGCTACATCGGCCGTTAAGCGCTCATAGGTGACCGCCAGCCGCTCAGCGTGCCAGGCATTTTCTCGCTGTTGCCGGGCTACCTGAAGCTTACCTTTCCAGAAGCGTTCATTGCTATCGACCGATACATACGCATGCTGGATTCCCTGTTGAACCAGCGGCTCTACCGTATCAAGAAAGGCGGCAATAAACACATCCCAAAGAGGCAACTGAATGGCGCGTGTATGCGCAGCCGATAATGTTCTGAACGGACTATATCGCAGATGGCGTAACATCTTCAGCAGTATGGGGCGCGATTTTTCAACCTGACCCACCTTCGGCAGTACCTCAAGCTGTTGATGATTGGGCAACGGAAACAACCCGACGTAATTCCGAACCTGAATAAGTTCCCGGCCTTTTTGAATCGAAAATGCCAGCAATCCTTCGGCTTGCTCATCGTCAAACACAAACCGACGTAGTGACTGGAAAACGCTATCGGGCACCAGAATCCCGTTCAGCGGAGGCTCTGTCCACTGTTCAGCGGAACCAATGAGGCTGTTTTCAAGAACCGAAATCGTTTGGATCATGCAGGCCTGCCGTTATACTCTACCTTTCATAAAATCACCGGCGGCAGATTTCAATAGCCCGGCAAAGGAGTTCAGACAGAATAAAACACCTCGATCAATCAACGCTTTAGCCTGATCGCCAGTGGCCGCAGTAGTCCCTGCAATCAATCCTGCTTTTCTGATTTTTTCGACAACGCCCGCAATAGTCCGTTTCACTTCATCGTGGCCGGGGCCGTCGTAATAACCCATGCTCATGGCTAAGTCACGAGGGCCAATCACGAAACCGTCGAGCCCGTCAACCTGTAGCAAATCGTCGAGATTAGCGATGGCTTCTTTGTCTTCAATTTGTGCTAAGATCAGGGTCTGTTCGTTCGCAAATTCGACGGCCTCGCCCTGATTCATATTCCCCAATAGGTAATCATTGGCCCGTGCAGGAGCAAATCCTCGTAGGCCCAAAGGCGGATATTTAACGGCCTGTACCAACGCTTCGGCTTCGGCAACTGTACTAACGCCAGGCATCATAATGCCCATTACGCCCGAATCCAGAAATTGCAGAATCAATTTGGGGTCATTGCTCCGCACACGAGCCAACGGCGTGATGCCACTTAACTCACAAGCCCGCACAATGTCCTGAACCTGTGCTGTTGTGACGGGACTGTGCTCACCATCGATCATGTAAAAATCCAGGCCCGAAAACCCACAAAGTTCCGCAACGGTAGGATCGGAGCTGTTAGAAAGAACACCCAGAACGGGCTGGCTATTTTTGAGCCGGGTTTTAACAATATTTTGCTTCATAGTACGAAGGTAATACGGTTTTCGGTATTCAGTTTACGGTGGCTGACGCAGGAATGATGGCGCGTCAGCTACCGTAAACTGAATACCGAAAACCGCCTAACTCCCAAACAAATCGACCGCCAATCGAAACGTGTTACAGTGCGCTTCAACAATATCGGTTAGTCGTGGAGAATAGCCCCCTCCCATTGATATAACAATGGGCAGGCTGTTTTTAATAGCCTGGTCAAACACAAACTGATCCCGCTCCTTGCACCCTTCCCGGCTAACGCTCAGCTTTCCCAGGCGATCCGATGCCAGAATATCGACACCCGATACATAAAACAGAAAGTCAGGCTGCACGCGACGAATCAACCCCGGTAACGTATCGAATAAAGTATTCAGATAGCGTTCATCTTCGGTGCCGGTATCGAATTCTATATCGAGGTCCGATTGCTCTTTTTTGAGGGGATAATTGTCTTTCCCATGCATGCTAAACGTAAATACGCGGGGCTCATGCTGAAACATAACGGCGGTTCCATTCCCTTGGTGAACATCCAGATCAATCACCAGAATTTTCTGCGACTGACCTGTTTCAAGCAGATAGTGAGCCGCAACGCCCACGTCATTTAGCAGGCAAAACCCCTCCCCGCGATCAGGAAACGCATGGTGAGTTCCTCCCGCAATGTTCATCGAAACCCCATCCGTTCGGGCAATTTGGGTGCCTTTAAGCGTTCCCTGCGTAATGATCCACTCCCGATCGATAAGCTCAGGCGTGAGCGGAAACCCAATCCGGCGCATCATCTTTGGATCAACGGTTCCGGTTTTTAACGACTGCACATACTCGGCAGTATGCACGCCCAGTACCCATCGATCATCGACCGGATCAGGGGCAAAAAAGTTAGCCTCCGTACAGGTTCCCTCGTACAGAAGTTGTTCATAAATCAGTTCATATTTGAGCATGGGAAACCGATGGCCTTCGGGTA
Proteins encoded in this region:
- a CDS encoding four-carbon acid sugar kinase family protein; this encodes MYLTVDQKVAQLPPDYPEEMLSAIRDEFVQSGKTIVVLDDDPTGTQTSSDVTVLTSWRVALITDELKKKPSILFILTNSRSLPESEAIGLAHEIGTNLNEAAKASGREIVVISRSDSTLRGHFPAEVDALSETLNMTDAVIVLVPAFIEGGRITIDDVHYLIDNQTLVPVSDTPFANDVVFGYQNANLKQWVEEKTKGSISAQNVNSITIDDLRLGGPQRVIEKLQACPNGSVCIVNAVSYRDLEVLVMGLLRAEKSGKKFLYRSSATLVPIRAGMASGKIVTPLKQKTGSGNGSLVMVGSHVPKTTSQLSWLLANGTSKAIEVKVSEVLTSTDPLAKATAISQQTDKWLASGNDVVIYTSRQQEVGADSASSLTINSTVSNFLVNILKFLTIRPKFIVAKGGITSSDLASKGLSAETALVLGPVIPGVPVWKLDAKSKFPEISYVVFPGNVGDETALLDVCRKLDV
- the denD gene encoding D-erythronate dehydrogenase — encoded protein: MQLIITGGAGFLGQRLAKALLNSSLAFDKLVLVDLILPQNPGNDDRISCLQMDLSEEGAAQKLVTADTEILFHLAAVVSSHAEKDFDLGWKVNLDCTRYLLEACRHQRPGIRFVFASSLAVYGGPLPEIVNDMTVVTPRSSYGSQKAMGELLVNEYTRKNFVDGRVLRLPTICVRPGKPNLAASSFVSSIIREPINGEEAICPVSPELVLWLSSPDTIIQNIVKGALLDSAIFGGWATVNLPGISVTVEQMLDSLERITNKETRARVQFRPDPAINAIVSSWPGLLDNTRALHCGFDVDSDFDQFITQFIAQNKP
- a CDS encoding gluconate:H+ symporter; translated protein: MPLILTLIGILTLVFLVAFVRLDTFISFVIVSLGIGLASGMDVVAVGKSIQTGIGGTLGELVLIIGFGAMLGRLVAESGAARRITDVLIGWFGIKNIRWGLALAGFVIGIPLFYNAGFIIVVPLIFTIAASSRLPLMSVAVPMLSALSVAHGYLPPHPSPSAVAGQLNANIGQTLLYGIIVAIPAIIIAGPIFGKTLTNINATPNQELFKNRDIAVKNLPSAGISFLVALLPVLLLTTFGPLKNSMAGDSLLKTIVTLLAEPYIGMLLSVLVAMYTLGIRQGQSMKAITKDMEEAVKAVAPILLVIAGAGALKQVFGDSGTSKYIGSLLADAAIPPLLLGWGIAAFIRVCVGSATVAGLTTVGIVLPLLQSQAIKPELMVLAIGSGSLMFSHINDGGFWLFKEYFNLTIGQTIRTWSLMETIVSIVGLIGVLLLNIVV
- a CDS encoding McrC family protein; translation: MIQTISVLENSLIGSAEQWTEPPLNGILVPDSVFQSLRRFVFDDEQAEGLLAFSIQKGRELIQVRNYVGLFPLPNHQQLEVLPKVGQVEKSRPILLKMLRHLRYSPFRTLSAAHTRAIQLPLWDVFIAAFLDTVEPLVQQGIQHAYVSVDSNERFWKGKLQVARQQRENAWHAERLAVTYERLTADVAANRILKTALIYLNGATTHPPTLRRIRQVLWAMDEVPFTESLPDDLRLIRRSSRLFLRYEAALRWAEALLQGQGFGIKTGQMPSLSLLFPMERVFEDYVAYGIRSYWPDTDEVRVQESSAHLVDEHVGAPKFKLRPDILIRHAAKTMVFDTKWKQIKGREAGLSASSGNYGIEQTDMYQLYAYGKKYAADDLFLIYPTNETFRQPLPVFGYDATTRLHVVPFDLTNSLVNEVEKLATYALSF
- a CDS encoding HpcH/HpaI aldolase family protein — protein: MKQNIVKTRLKNSQPVLGVLSNSSDPTVAELCGFSGLDFYMIDGEHSPVTTAQVQDIVRACELSGITPLARVRSNDPKLILQFLDSGVMGIMMPGVSTVAEAEALVQAVKYPPLGLRGFAPARANDYLLGNMNQGEAVEFANEQTLILAQIEDKEAIANLDDLLQVDGLDGFVIGPRDLAMSMGYYDGPGHDEVKRTIAGVVEKIRKAGLIAGTTAATGDQAKALIDRGVLFCLNSFAGLLKSAAGDFMKGRV
- a CDS encoding histone deacetylase family protein; amino-acid sequence: MLQIAFSPVYRLRLPEGHRFPMLKYELIYEQLLYEGTCTEANFFAPDPVDDRWVLGVHTAEYVQSLKTGTVDPKMMRRIGFPLTPELIDREWIITQGTLKGTQIARTDGVSMNIAGGTHHAFPDRGEGFCLLNDVGVAAHYLLETGQSQKILVIDLDVHQGNGTAVMFQHEPRVFTFSMHGKDNYPLKKEQSDLDIEFDTGTEDERYLNTLFDTLPGLIRRVQPDFLFYVSGVDILASDRLGKLSVSREGCKERDQFVFDQAIKNSLPIVISMGGGYSPRLTDIVEAHCNTFRLAVDLFGS